In Penaeus chinensis breed Huanghai No. 1 chromosome 40, ASM1920278v2, whole genome shotgun sequence, one genomic interval encodes:
- the LOC125047280 gene encoding histone H2A, with protein sequence MSGRGKGGKVKGKSKSRSSRAGLQFPVGRIHRLLRKGNYAERVGAGAPVYLAAVMEYLAAEVLELAGNAARDNKKTRIIPRHLQLAIRNDEELNKLLSGVTIAQGGVLPNIQAVLLPKKTEKK encoded by the coding sequence ATGTCTGGTCGTGGTAAGGGTGGTAAGGTGAAGGGCAAGTCAAAGTCCCGCTCCAGCAGGGCTGGCCTTCAGTTCCCTGTTGGCAGAATTCACCGCCTTCTGCGTAAGGGTAACTACGCCGAGCGTGTTGGAGCCGGTGCCCCTGTGTACCTGGCTGCCGTCATGGAATACCTGGCCGCTGAGGTTCTGGAATTGGCAGGTAACGCCGCTCGTGACAACAAGAAGACCCGTATCATCCCCCGTCACTTGCAGCTTGCCATCCGTAACGATGAAGAGCTCAACAAGCTGTTGTCTGGCGTCACCATTGCCCAGGGTGGTGTTCTGCCTAACATCCAGGCTGTGCTCCTCCCCAAGAAGACCGAGAAGAAGTAA
- the LOC125047308 gene encoding histone H4 codes for MTGRGKGGKGLGKGGAKRHRKVLRDNIQGITKPAIRRLARRGGVKRISGLIYEETRGVLKVFLENVIRDAVTYTEHAKRKTVTAMDVVYALKRQGRTLYGFGG; via the coding sequence ATGACCGGACGAGGCAAGGGCGGAAAGGGGCTCGGAAAGGGTGGCGCCAAGCGTCATCGCAAGGTGTTGCGTGATAACATCCAGGGTATCACCAAGCCTGCCATCCGTCGTCTTGCTCGCCGTGGAGGTGTCAAGCGTATCTCTGGTCTCATCTACGAAGAAACCCGTGGTGTCCTCAAGGTGTTCCTCGAGAACGTGATCCGTGACGCCGTCACCTACACCGAGCACGCCAAGAGGAAGACCGTCACCGCCATGGACGTCGTCTACGCTCTCAAGCGCCAGGGACGTACCCTGTACGGTTTCGGAGGTTAA
- the LOC125047307 gene encoding histone H3, translating to MARTKQTARKSTGGKAPRKQLATKAARKSAPATGGVKKPHRYRPGTVALREIRRYQKSTELLIRKLPFQRLVREIAQDFKTDLRFQSSAVMALQEASEAYLVGLFEDTNLCAIHAKRVTIMPKDIQLARRIRGERA from the coding sequence ATGGCACGTACCAAGCAGACTGCACGTAAGTCTACCGGAGGCAAGGCCCCCCGCAAGCAGTTGGCCACCAAGGCAGCACGTAAGTCTGCCCCTGCTACCGGAGGTGTCAAGAAGCCCCATCGTTACAGGCCCGGAACTGTTGCCCTTCGTGAGATCCGTCGTTACCAGAAGAGCACTGAGCTCCTGATCCGCAAGCTGCCCTTCCAGCGCCTGGTCCGTGAGATTGCCCAGGACTTCAAGACTGACCTCCGCTTCCAGTCCTCTGCTGTCATGGCTCTGCAGGAAGCCTCCGAGGCTTACCTGGTCGGCCTCTTTGAGGACACCAACCTCTGCGCTATCCACGCCAAGAGGGTCACAATCATGCCTAAGGATATCCAACTTGCTCGCCGTATCCGCGGAGAGCGCGCCTAA
- the LOC125047266 gene encoding histone H2B → MPPKTSGKAAKKAGKAQKSITKGDKKKKRRRKESYSIYIYKVLKQVHPDTGISSKAMSIMNSFVNDIFERIAAEASRLAHYNKRSTITSREIQTAVRLLLPGELAKHAVSEGTKAVTKYTSSK, encoded by the coding sequence ATGCCACCCAAAACTTCCGGAAAGGCTGCCAAGAAGGCCGGTAAGGCCCAAAAGTCCATCACCAagggtgataagaagaagaagcgcaggaggaaggagagctacAGCATCTACATCTACAAGGTGCTCAAGCAGGTCCACCCTGATACCGGTATCTCCTCCAAGGCCATGTCTATCATGAACTCTTTCGTGAATGACATTTTTGAGCGCATTGCAGCTGAGGCTTCCCGCCTTGCACACTACAACAAGCGTTCCACTATCACCAGCCGGGAGATTCAGACCGCTGTCAGGCTGTTGCTCCCTGGAGAACTTGCCAAGCACGCTGTGAGTGAGGGCACAAAGGCCGTCACAAAGTACACTTCCTCCAAGTAA